In Aedes albopictus strain Foshan chromosome 3, AalbF5, whole genome shotgun sequence, the following are encoded in one genomic region:
- the LOC109431293 gene encoding probable peroxisomal acyl-coenzyme A oxidase 1, which produces MPSTTVNQDLQHEREKCSFKNEDFTVWWIGGEAKLKEKRSREKFFLSEPEFFDKVPLHFVSHKEVYEESVRKSTVIFRKVKQMQEQGKDGVDNYMALLGGLLGSGIIKEGNPLAVHFVMFLPALMGHGTPEQQAEWIGRAWNCEIIGTYAQTELGHGTFIRGLETTATYDERTKEIVLNSPTLSSYKWWPGGLGHTANYCVVIAQLYSKGKNHGIHPFIVQLRDEETHMPMPGITIGEIGNKLGMNGVNNGFLGFKNVRIPRGNMLMKNAKLLEDGTFVKPPSSVLTYGTMMFVRVVIVRDMANYLSKAVTIATRYSCVRRQSVINPDQPEVQVIDHLTQQYKLFPAIAKSIIFKLTSDNLWDMYNQVTSELDKGDLERLPELHAIACCLKAVSTADAAQAVETCRLACGGHGYMTCSNLFGTYGMVTAACTYEGDNTVLLLQTARYLLKVWTQAQKGQELVPTVQYLKKFLSSNQRQTWDDSVPGIIAALQTVAAGKLRLANDHIEQRKRAGCTPEEAVNLTSIELARTADAHCRAFLVQSGYEMIEKSCKTAPPELARALRDIYELYAYDEAMKAVGDLLRFTTISESDISRLQQKLEGALAAIRPNAVGIVDSFDIPDMVLGSALGAYDGNVYERLFEEAKKSPLNQEPVNKSFHLYLKPFMKSNL; this is translated from the exons ATGCCGAGCACGACGGTCAACCAGGATCTGCAGCATGAGCGCGAAAAGTGCTCGTTCAAGAATGAGGATTTCACCGTGTGGTGGATCGGTGGCGAGGCCAAATTGAAGGAAAAACGATCGCGAG AAAAGTTCTTCCTATCAGAGCCGGAGTTCTTCGACAAAGTTCCTCTGCACTTTGTATCGCACAAAGAGGTCTACGAGGAATCCGTCCGCAAATCAACCGTCATTTTCCGCAAGGTGAAACAAATGCAAGAGCAGGGCAAAGATGGGGTCGATAATTACAT GGCTCTGTTAGGAGGTCTACTAGGCTCCGGAATTATCAAGGAAGGAAACCCACTTGCAGTGCATTTTGTCATGTTTCTTCCTGCCCTGATGGGTCATGGCACTCCCGAGCAGCAGGCAGAGTGGATAGGGAGAGCGTGGAATTGTGAGATTATTGGAACGTACGCCCAAACTGAATTGGGTCATGGTACTTTCATCAGAGGACTGGAGACAACAGCAACCTACGATGAGCGAACGAAGGAAATAGTCCTGAATAGTCCTACGTTGTCGTCTTACAAGTGGTGGCCAGGAGGAC TCGGTCACACGGCAAACTACTGTGTAGTAATTGCTCAGCTGTATTCTAAGGGCAAAAACCATGGGATTCATCCGTTCATAGTTCAACTTCGTGATGAGGAAACTCACATGCCCATGCCGGGAATTACCATTGGCGAAATCGGCAATAAGCTTGGTATGAACGGAGTCAACAACGGATTCCTGGGATTCAAGAACGTTCGTATTCCTCGGGGTAACATGTTGATGAAGAACGCCAAGCTTCTTGAGGATGGAACCTTCGTAAAGCCACCATCATCCGTGCTGACATACGGAACGATGATGTTCGTCCGAGTGGTCATTGTGCGCGATATGGCCAATTATTTGTCGAAGGCGGTGACAATTGCCACCCGCTATTCTTGCGTGCGCCGACAGAGTGTTATCAATCCGGA CCAGCCCGAGGTGCAAGTCATTGACCATCTTACCCAACAATACAAGCTATTTCCAGCTATCGCCAAAAGTATTATTTTCAAACTGACTTCGGACAATTTGTGGGACATGTACAACCAGGTGACATCCGAACTGGACAAAGGTGACCTGGAACGGCTACCGGAGTTGCATGCGATTGCCTGTTGCCTGAAGGCCGTTAGTACTGCTGATGCAGCGCAGGCCGTTGAGACGTGTCGGTTGGCCTGCGGAGGTCACGGATACATGACGTGTTCGAACCTATTTGGCACGTACGGTATGGTAACGGCTGCTTGTACATATGAAGGCGATAACACGGTGCTGCTGCTGCAGACGGCCAG ATACCTATTGAAGGTATGGACTCAAGCTCAGAAGGGACAGGAACTAGTCCCGACCGTGcagtatctgaagaaattcctgtccaGTAATCAACGTCAGACTTGGGACGATTCAGTGCCTGGAATCATTGCCGCCCTTCAAACTGTGGCCGCTGG TAAACTACGGCTGGCAAACGACCACATCGAGCAGCGCAAACGCGCCGGTTGTACGCCCGAAGAAGCCGTCAATCTCACATCGATTGAATTGGCGCGGACTGCCGACGCTCACTGTCGGGCCTTCCTGGTGCAGTCCGGCTATGAAATGATTGAAAAATCTTGCAAAACTGCCCCACCGGAGTTGGCACGTGCCTTGAGAGATATCTACGAGCTGTATGCGTACGACGAGGCCATGAAGGCCGTCGGAGATCTGTTGAGG TTTACAACCATCAGCGAGAGCGACATTTCGCGACTGCAGCAAAAATTGGAAGGCGCCTTGGCTGCCATTAGACCGAATGCTGTCGGTATTGTCGATTCGTTTGACATTCCGGATATGGTGCTGGGATCGGCACTAGGTGCCTACGATGGAAATGTGTACGAACGTCTTTTTGAAGAGGCTAAGAAGAGTCCACTCAATCAG GAACCAGTCAACAAATCATTCCATCTGTATTTGAAGCCGTTCATGAAGTCGAACCTGTAA
- the LOC109431996 gene encoding small ribosomal subunit protein uS2m, whose protein sequence is MLRKVVLNRAPFRCLSTLAVPESTTTVPSDKENDILKHPDYFGVHRLFTVEDLFKAKIHLGHKEGTLNSNMKGYLFGSRLGHCIIDLDKTAEYLRLALNVTAHVAYRGGVILFFNRNAQTGHIVEKAAMECGEYSHTRFWRGGVFTNSNVQFGAVTRLPDLCIFLNTQNNILEMHTAVKDSAKMSIPTIGIVDTNCNPNLITYPVPGNDDTPSAIELYCKLFKSAILLGKDKMKEDAQEK, encoded by the exons ATGTTACGGAAAGTAGTTCTTAATAGAG CTCCGTTCAGATGTCTGTCAACATTGGCCGTACCGGAATCGACTACAACAGTCCCATCCGATAAAG AAAATGACATTCTCAAACATCCGGACTACTTCGGGGTACACCGGCTGTTCACGGTGGAAGACTTGTTCAAGGCGAAAATTCACCTTGGTCACAAGGAAGGCACGTTGAACAGTAACATGAAAGGCTACCTATTCGGTAGTCGACTAGGGCACTGCATCATTGATCTGGACAAGACGGCGGAATACTTGCGCCTGGCACTGAACGTCACGGCCCACGTTGCGTACCGTGGCGGAGTTATCCTGTTCTTCAACCGGAATGCCCAGACGGGACACATTGTCGAGAAAGCTGCCATGGAATGTGGTGAATATTCGCACACACGGTTCTGGCGTGGCGGAGTATTCACCAACTCGAACGTCCAGTTTGGAGCCGTTACGCGACTCCCGGATTTGTGCATTTTCCTCAACACCCAGAATAACATCCTGGAGATGCACACGGCGGTGAAAGATTCCGCCAAAATGTCCATACCGACGATCGGAATCGTCGACACCAActgcaatccaaatctaatcacgTATCCGGTGCCCGGAAATGACGACACTCCATCGGCCATCGAGCTGTACTGTAAGTTGTTCAAAAGTGCTATTTTGCTGGGAAAAGACAAAATGAAGGAAGATGCACAGGAGAAATGA
- the LOC134291650 gene encoding uncharacterized protein K02A2.6-like yields the protein MFAERLVIPSLLRKRCLEQLHRGHPGMQRMKALARSYVYWPSLDADIVNFVKACQQCASVARSPPHSPPVPWPKPTAPWQRVHVDYAGPIEGEYYLIAVDAFSKWPEIIQTTRITSAVTITILRGLFARLGMPVTLVSDNGTQFTSAEFADFCASNGIEHLTTAPFHPQSNGQAERFVDTFKRAVKKIREGRGSIQQALDTFLLTYRSTPNRALPDQKSPSEVMFGRKIRTCLELLRPPPVRTPVQPSDDKKPRSFCRNATVYAKFYGRNGWKWVPGTVVEKIGDVMYNVWVEDHRMLRSHINQLRSRQAAGTTPKQPVRQAASSQHSLPLDILLGAWNLPSRLSGTPTPSLVPSASASSPTLGPVSSPEPTLLGSPPARASSTPRHEAPATPSMSSSGTTSTSTEFESAVEVEPVVDLPRRSSRTRRPPVRFDPYHLY from the coding sequence ATGTTTGCCGAACGGCTCGTCATCCCGTCGCTGCTCCGCAAGCGATGCCTCGAACAGCTTCATCGTGGTCATCCCGGCATGCAGCGTATGAAAGCCCTCGCCCGAAGCTACGTGTACTGGCCCAGCTTGGATGCCGACATCGTCAACTTCGTCAAGGCATGCCAACAGTGTGCGTCCGTAGCCAGATCGCCTCCTCACTCTCCACCGGTGCCGTGGCCCAAGCCGACCGCTCCCTGGCAGCGCGTCCACGTCGACTACGCCGGCCCGATCGAAGGCGAGTACTATTTGATCGCCGTCGACGCCTTCTCCAAGTGGCCAGAGATCATCCAAACGACCCGAATCACCTCAGCGGTGACGATTACCATTCTCCGTGGGTTGTTTGCTCGGCTGGGTATGCCCGTAACACTAGTCAGCGACAACGGTACCCAGTTCACGAGCGCCGAGTTCGCCGATTTCTGCGCCTCCAACGGCATCGAGCACCTCACGACGGCCCCGTTCCATCCACAGTCGAATGGCCAAGCGGAGCGATTCGTGGACACATTCAAGCGGGCCGTGAAGAAGATTCGAGAGGGGAGAGGATCGATACAGCAAGCACTGGACACCTTCTTGTTGACGTACCGAAGCACGCCCAACCGGGCGCTACCTGACCAGAAGTCGCCATCCGAGGTCATGTTCGGGCGCAAAATCCGTACGTGTCTCGAGCTTCTGCGTCCTCCACCGGTACGTACACCAGTGCAACCGTCCGACGACAAGAAACCGAGATCGTTCTGCCGGAACGCCACCGTCTACGCCAAGTTCTACGGCCGAAACGGTTGGAAATGGGTTCCCGGCACAGTCGTCGAGAAAATCGGAGACGTTATGTACAACGTGTGGGTTGAAGATCACCGAATGCTGCGCTCCCATATCAATCAGCTCCGGAGTCGCCAAGCTGCTGGCACGACACCGAAGCAACCCGTCAGGCAGGCCGCCTCCAGCCAGCATTCGTTGCCGCTCGACATCCTGTTGGGTGCCTGGAATCTCCCAAGTCGACTATCAGGCACGCCGACACCGTCGCTTGTCCCGAGCGCCTCTGCATCGTCACCTACGTTGGGACCAGTCTCCAGTCCAGAGCCTACCCTGCTAGGTTCTCCGCCGGCCCGTGCGTCGTCTACGCCACGGCACGAGGCCCCGGCGACTCCGTCCATGTCATCGTCAGGTACAACGTCAACATCTACCGAATTCGAATCCGCTGTCGAAGTTGAACCGGTGGTAGATCTCCCTAGGCGTTCTTCACGGACTCGAAGACCGCCAGTCAGGTTCGACCCCTACCACCTCTATTAA